AGATGAGATAACTTTCAGAAGTTTAAAGAGCTAAGGATCCCAAATCAGAAACGTCTTTTGCCTACCTTTAATACCCAAAGTTGGCACAGGAAGCCCCAAGGGCTTTGAGCCGCTCTCCACCTTCACCGAAGCATCGTCAAATTGCTATCAACAATACAACCCTCTTTCACCTAAGGAAGATGCTTAAGACCCCAAGAGGAGATATGTCTGGGAAGAGAATCTCCACTAGAGCCCTTGGCCCCATTTCACTAAAGAAATTTTAACCTCAATCAGCCTCACCTCGATCGGTGAAGATAAGGTCTCACTAGGGGCAGATTTCCAACCAGAACATCCCTCCAAGAAGAAATCATCAAGCCATACccctttaatttttatttttatttttgaaagcaaaagatatatatgtatatatataaatgaataGGTAaattcatgagaacaaccctctcacaAATAGGATAACATCTAAACCCCCCCAAATAAAAACCGCCCCAAAGACCACACCCGGGGAacgtgcctcattaaaaccttcataGGGAAAACCCAGTGAGATAAAACCCTagtaaaggaaaaagagtacaacattCCCAAGAAGTGCCTTTGAGGCATACAAGGAAAAATAAGACACCAATACAATAAAACATGACAACCCAAATCTAACCTCAATAAGACTAAACAAGCCCACAATGCAACACTGAACACAacccaaatgaaaagaaaaaacccAAACCACAAAGAGCTAAAACCTCAAGATGACCTATACTTATTTGGGTGAGTACGCTTGAGATGCTGCAATATCCCTCAATGGCCTCCTCATCAGAACCTTCCCAAACAAGTCTCACCTCCTTACCAACCGACCACATCTTACGAGCTCGTTCATAAACACAATCCTCGAGAAGACACCAAATCCACAGGATCCACCCTACCAGACACAGTGTCAGACACATCAGATGCTACTACAACATCATAACCAACAACCTGAAGCCCTAGTTTTTCCTTCCTAGCTTAGTGACTTTCTTGGGCTGACCTCTTTATCTCCCAATATAAACACTTGGGCCCTTAACGGGCTCCTTCTCCACAGAAGGACAACGGGAAAGAGGCTCAAACCGAGAGAAAATCACATCGAGGGAAATCACCGAGGGAACACCCTAGTCCGACACTAGACGCTGATCAAGTGGACACCCCATATCACCTAGAACTGTTGTCTCATAAGCTACATGACCATGATCCAACGCACAATCTGAACCATCAGCTAAGTCACCACCCAAACCTGTATCCAATAAAGAGCATTCAATCTCCATAGAGGCACCACTACCCCTTTACTTATATTATGATAACCAAAAATATAAACTATTTATTCACTGACATTAAAATAGAATATACTCacttataaatattgatttattaatagtaaATATGGGCTAATTTTGTCTTATTATATACTTTTACTTCCTTAAAAAATTATgtatttatataattatttacaatttaaatatagacttattttaaaaaataaataatattaataaaatttaaaaattcaattAGTTTTATCATTCATGACTTGctactaaataaaaatgaattggTTACTTAGAATTTTAAATAGACTAattaatacaaataattaagTTTAGCTAATTTtaaaacacacacacatatatatatagacttacttatagaaataaataatatatatatatatatattatcactttcaaaatttattgatttaaatattaaattttaaaatattttaaaatttctatGATAGAGTTTGATAATATTTTAGAATTCAGGTTAGTCCTAACTCTACTTTATAGCTAGTTTAGAGGTGGAGATTACTCTGCCTGTTATTAACACTTGAAGCAAGAACTATTTTCTATTATACTTGTATTACgtccctcacgcaagagctcaCTCGGACATGAAGCGTGGACAATGACATGTCCCCCCTATACATGTGATGAAactcaactttttattagaacaaTAGGGACAACAATGGTCAAAGTCTAGACCATTTGGTCATAGTGGCTCTGGAGGTCGCAGTTGCTATCCACCCGACTTCAGGTTTCTAGATGACCAGAGCAGAGGTTGGACGCTCCTTTCCGTGCAAAGGAGGCAATTGTACTTGGAGGCGAGTTGTGGCGCTTGGGCTTGCACAGTGGCGGTCGCTTCCATTGAGTAAATCGGAAACAGAACAGAGTTCTGAAATTTGAAGAACTCAACAGCGGAATAACGATGAGGATTGATATCATGTAAAGAGAACAATGTAAAAAAAGAGAGGAGGAAATGAAGTAAAACATAATCCACTTGGGTCTACATTATAAATGATTGACTttaattaaaagataaaatactTACATATATTTAGATAATGAGTAGattcttaattttaattaaacaaggaaataaagaaataaatcaATATAGAAAATAATCTAAATTACCTTAgtttttttatacaaaattaCCTTAGTTACACTAAGATAAGACTCAAATATTTTATGATATGATAAAGCTATTATGAGATACATGTTCATATTCTAACACTAAACCAATGTAAGTTTGGGGAGCCACTCAATTTTTGTAATCCTCTAAAAGGTTAAGAGATTACATTAAATGGGTGTGACTCttccaaaaaattatttttcatacaaTGTTTAAAAATTGAGTTAATAGTTCAATTTTGATGCTCACTCTACTGGCActattcttttttaaaaaaaaaaatctactggCACTATTCCTTTTACGGCGtatattaagattttttttttttgaaatagtaTATTAAGATTTTCGGTACTTTGTTTGTTAAGTGTCTTGATTAGAGAATAATTGACAGAATTGAAGAGGACAAAATGTTATGAATAgaaaataataagaaaatattCAATTGAATTATCAGAATCTTAAGTATAATTACTAATTAGGGAtagtaattatttttaactCTATCCTCACTGTTTATGATATGGTTAAAACTATGCTTGAATGTGATTGGCCAGAAATACTACCTGCTTTCTGACTTCTTTTGTAGGTTTTCGTTTtagggatgatgatgatgatctgaTCCTATAACCTAGACTTCTCAATTTGCATAGAGTAATTGAGTGTTGGGACGAAATGTATCCACTTGCATATAGAAAATGATAGTAACTTTTATTTGGAGTTATCTAGCACGAATAACTGGTGTTTGgagaattaaaaaatttatcttcacatataaatatttttaagtttttcatTGGTTTTAGACTCAATTTTTAAAGAGAAATTTAAATTGTTCCTCTGAAAAACTTTCTTGCAATAGATCTtgaatttttcatttatttgtcCTAGATCcaattgatgtttttttttaatgacaaTTGATGTTTTTCTAATCCTTCATATGTGCTATCAATTTTCCCCTGTTACCCGATTCGTATGAAATGTCAATTGAGAGGTGACCATATGAAGTATGACCTATTTCATCCTAGATTTTTCCAATCATTTTTGTTCATCCTTCCTCTTGATGCCTCCGCTCCCCCTCCTCTTCCTCATCCTTCTCTAGTCAGAAAATTATAATATCAATTGATATTCATTTAGAAAGTAATCAGTAGTAAGAATTCTGATTTATTGAATATCcatttaaaaagtaattaaaatgatttgaattatatttaaatatgaaaaatcatgcTATCTGATTTCCTGAGAAAAAAATGATGGTGTGTCTTGATGACATTATAGATTAAGCTCTctaattttatatataaatgggtggattttttttttcgaacaGTTCCTGCAATATATTAAACAGGGACATAAAAGTCAAAATGTCTGCGGTTACAAAAGCATCAACTTCAGGTAGGACCTCCTCAATCCACACACATCCGGTGAACGAGAAGGCATTCCTAACCAAATAGTCAGCCACAGTATTGCCAGAACGACGAACAACCAAAGGGAAATAAAATCGAAAGAACGACAAAACTGAAAACAATCATTAAGAATAGTAGCTAAATAATTCCTCCCATCTGGAGGTTTTTTCCATAGCTGGAAAAGATTGAGACAATCTGTCTCCAAGCAGACCCGTCGAAAGCCAAGAGAGATAGCTAAGCCAATGGACCAACGGAGCGCCAAGGCCTCCGCCTCTAATGCTGAAGATGCCCTCTCCACCAAATCTGCCGCTGCTGCAAGAATCAAACCCTCGTGGTTTCTAGCCACCATGCCTAAACCCGATGTTGAGTCTGATTTCCATGAACCATCAAGATTATTTTAAAGAGCCCCTGGGGAGGTTGAGACCACCTCGCTAACTGCTCAGACGGTGGAAGAATGGGAGCTGTAACACCTCACTttccgttattaggttatttattttttattttaattattattatgatatatggtaattgagtgattttattagataattaagtgattaaattaaataagatttttgggttttagtgtgagtagttgggagtggagCCCACTAGTACTACTAgtttagggttaggagtgaaataaatagaaagaaagaaagaaaatgaggatTAGCAGATGAGCATACAGAAGAACCCgtgaaaaagagaagaagaggagaaaagtggagaaaacctagagttgatctacaagaggtaagggtttgaattcatattTTCTAGATGGGTATAGTAGTTGGTAGTGGTAGAAAGcgtgatttaggaaccctagtgATGTGGAGCAAGTGGAGCTACAGTATCTGCAGAAGCGGGAACACCTGAAGAATTTACGCAGATTGCAGTGTCTGTTTCAGACAAAAAACCAGAGTTTTCGGGTAGAAACGGGCTTTTAAGCCAAACCACATCACTATGTCTATGAGATCAAACGTTTTTTGGGTGAATTGCTTCATCTTGAGGGTCAAATTcgcaattttctattttcattttttttttcagttttaggGTTATTTCAGCGATGCGGAATTTTCTAAACTGAAAGTAGATAGGTTTGAATTTAGATTCAAGATTTGTGGGGAGGAAAAGAAGAGTGGTGGCGCGCGGCCATGGGGGTGGTGGCGTGCATGAGAGGTGGCGCGCGCCATGGTGTTGGGGCACGCATGGTGGCGTGCGCTGGAGCGCGGCGTAGAGAGATGGCGGGTTTTTGGggaaaattatgaaaaattcagtttttgtaTAATAAGTTGCTGAATCTgtcatatatgaattatatttaatttacatctgtttaatagttcattatatgatattgtttctgaattgatgttatgtgttaagTTGCTAAGTTACTGTGACTGCAAGTTgtgtaattgataacatgtaagttttgtgaaattggagtTATTCGTATTGTTGAACCggagatgaatatgctaaaataattaggacttgttGATGGTCTAAATATACATATGTTAGTTGACTTTTGCACAATaaactgcatagttgtcaagaggcaatgtttgctagttctcgtggaggctagtgacttgtcccaaaactggagatGGTTTTAAAAGCCTAGATGACAgactttattggtggttatctgtctggagtggacgtgGTGATACTGCTAAGGATAACACTATGGTACCAAAGACATTTGCACGGAGTCACACTTGAGTCATATATGTTTCAGTAAGGAGTTGTTGatgttaaataatgataactgcGACATTTTTGGAAATTTTTTTGTTGTGGTAATTGGGGATATATATATTTGCTTTATTTGAGCTATAATTATGGAGTATTGACATATTGtgaaattaattgattatattaaatttcatgatCTATTTTCTTAAATTATGTATGAGGTATTTATGGATAATTTTTATAAGTTTTTGCAttgtttattattatgcttatccatatgatatgagttctcaccctacTGTTGAAATCAAGGTTGTCAGACTCGTGAGTTTAAGCAGACTCGTTTTGGGTAGGTAGACTCATCGAGTCTAACAGAAATGAAAAATTACTAAATATAACCCTGTTACATGAAGAACAAATATAAACATATAATTATAAGAGCATCCAAGATgcatttaatcaaataaactcaaaatcCAACTTCATAATAAAGCAATTAAGCAAAGTTTAACAAAGTACCACACCATAAGTAGTAAGTACCAAAATAAAGTACATACTCAAAGCACCACAACATAAGCATTAAAGAAAAGTACATAAATAGCCAAATAGCAAAGTTCATAAGCAGGCGGCGGAAGCAAGCAGGTCGAGAGAGAGAAAACGTGACTCGCGAAAACAGTAATGGAGGCTGACTCGCGAAATTAGGTTTTAACAGAGTtgagaattttaaaaaattagggatttaatttaaaaaaaacgtGACTCGCTGACTCGGTCATTGACTCGCGAGTCCACCGAGTCTACCAAGTCTGAGCAAAAAATGAGTTTGTTGTCGAGTCAACCCGTTTTCCGCACCTAGACTCGCGAGTAcaacatcgctcaggtaccggggatagtggagcttctcgcaagtgttagttggaggagctagtcttttatttatattttagttaTGAGGGTCATGCTCTGTTACACATGCATTAAATTCCGCCAAATTAGAAAATATGTTTTCAATTTGATAGATGTAAGTGTAAAACAATTTTACATTAATAATGTATATTCATTAAACTTTTACAATAACTCAAAATAACTTATACGCACTTATAACCGCTTATTAATAAGATAATCTAACAacttaaaaaagtaaaaaaaaaaacttataaacaggttattaaatatttttataaatttaccCAAACATTTgctaatgtatatatatatttatatcatAAGACATTTCATTTTTTCCTTATACAGTAAAAATCAAGTTAACTTCAAAAACCTTGATTCCATTTCAACTTAATCACACGCACCACGTCCTTGCCAAATACCATTACCTGAGGGGACGTGCAAAGCATGTATCTCTGCCATGTTAaattggtggatgttgtgatgTGAGACAGTGATGTGGGGCAATACATCCATATGAACATGATTCAGTAAATTTGTGAACGATCAAAGTCGGCAAGTGTCTTTAATCTTTTTTTGCGGGAATGTAATATGGTGACAGATACTTTAACCAAATACGCAACCTAAGTTAACGGTGGGCAAGTCTGGAAACTTCCTTCTTCCGATGTCATACCTCTCATGGGACAAGGCgtccttatttcttgtttttctaaaaaacaaaaacaaaagtttATCTCAAATCATATTGAACAAATCTTCACGCAAAGAAACACTAGGCAATTCCGGATTTTGTTAACTTATGTTATGAACGGTTTCGATTATGGACAACCAAAAACTTCTAGCACACACACATATCTCTCTCCAATCTCCATTCCATCATCACCTTGATTCCATTTCCTCTTCAATCCCCTCccttaattttctttttgttaccTTTTGGATTCCAATCATcaacaattttcaattttcagataaagaaagaaataaaaagagtttcctttctttctttccctCTTTATGCGTTTTCCTTTTCGTGGTTTTCTAGTCTTATCGATTCTGACCTCCATTCTCATCAACGTATGCTACTTTACTTGGGACCCACTTCAGCTGTCAAATCCCCATTGATCACACGTACACGTGTCACCGTAACGTGATACTTGCTCTTTCTCTGTGACTCTTCACGCTATTTAGACCCTCTTCTTCACAAAACCCCAATTTCAGAGAAGCACAACCACGCTTCTCTGttaccaaaaccaaaaccaaaacctcTGTTTCTTCCTCTCTTAGCTTCTCTTCTGGTAATCATcactttcatttttgtttttttgttttttttgtgtaTTCATGGAATCATCTTGCCTTTGATCAGAAACAGAGAAAACAAAAGTTTTGTTTTTCATGCTTGATTTTGTTTGCTTgattttttcccctttttcctAATGATTTTGTATGTATGCTTGAtttcttcctcttttttttttttactttatgcATGCCGAATTTAATAAAaagagtctttttttttttcaaaattttggtGTTTTATTCTTATAACCTGGTGTGCTCTGTTTGATTTTTTCTGCTTTGCCCCTTGTGTAAAGTTTGAAACTTTCTGCGAAGACTTGATCATGTAATTGAGAAGCGTTTGATTTGATGGGTATTTCTGTAATGTTTAGAATACTTGATTTGAGTTTAGAGAccctttttttcttatttattttattgtagGATTATTATTGTATTTATCTGTATGTTGCTTTCGTTGCAAATTGCTTTGGGGGGCCTTGGCCACGTTGgatttttgaatttttcttggtatgtggtggtggtgattattgttttgttttttcatgACATGATCAGGTTTCATTTTCCCACAGCTGTGAAATTGATGGTTGTTGTTTGGCTGAAAGTCTGAAATGGTTGGCAAGGATAACCTGAGGACTGAGGACCTGAACCTGAACTTGTCCTTTGAGAAGCTGATGATGGTTGCTGGGAACAGGAACGGTGGTAAAGGAGGAGGGGATATGGTGAAGGGTGGGGTGATCAATGAATGGAAGGATATTCCTGTGGAGCTTTTGATGCAGATTCTGTCGCTCGTGGATGATCAAACCATGATCCGAGCTTTTGGAGTTTGTCGTGGCTGGAGAGATGCAATTTCCTTTGGCCTCGCCCGGTTATCGCTTTCATGGTATATTGTTTTTCTCTCTTGAGGCTTATGTATGTTTTACTTGTTGGCCATGAGGACTGTTtttctgtgttttttttttctccatttgGGGATTCAATTGAAGTGAAGTTTTCTTTGTTCCTTTTTTGCTTATTTCAAGTACCATATAATTTGATCCTAGAGTTGAGTTTTAAACCTACGATGCATGGGTACTCTATTTTGGCTGTTGTACCACGTAGCGGTACTCCTTGGGTACTTGAAATTACGCtatcaaaataatataatttttcaaACCAAGAAGTTTAGATACAATTTGGGGAGTTTTGTGGTACCACTTGGGTAGCTTTTAGGTATTTCTTGGGTACATATTACCTAAAACTAAATTGTTTTAATAActttttattcttttatataTACACAAATGAAATTCCTACTTCTATCAAAATAAAACCCTAAATAATCTACCGGTATCTTCAATATGCATCAATCAATTACTCAATTTAAGTTTTCTTTCTTGCATCATGTATGCATCTCAATTTCTCCAATttgctttgttagttttgaCAACAATGTAATCTTcgaatatatataatataagcgTACCAGGACCATAGTTTTCTAAAAGATCGCGTAAGTCGTACCTGTTCCCGGTACCTTACATCCATGCAACTTAGCTAGCAACCCATTTGGAATTAATCTATTTGCTTGATGTCCCCTGCATCTTTGGCATTGAGATCAATTGCCTCATGTTTTAGGGGAATCGGATAATCACGTTTAATCATTTTTCAGTACAGCTGGTATTTTCTGATGAGAATTTAGGTTAAACAAGGGGCTTTAACTATGCTAAGTCAAGTTAGTTGAAGTCTTGTGTTATTTGCTGTGCTGTCGTTGAGATCATATTTTTACAGCTAAGTTGTAATAACGAAGAATACATGCGATAAGTAAGCAGTTTGAACCTTGTAGCTTTTGGTTACAATCCTCCCCTCCCCCAACAGATAATCTTACAATTTGAAAGATAGAAATGCCTTTTTTAGTTTCTCCGTTGAATTTCCGAAGTTAGTTTCCCTAATAACCACATTGCTGGAATAAATGTAAGAATGTGTTTGTTAGGAGGTATCTTAAAACACTCCCTGGAAGGTAAGTGCGGGAGTGTTGTATGGGTATTTGGtacaaattttataaaaatattcccGGGCATAATTTATTCCCAGTAAAGTTGATTGCAACAATTAGCGAAGTTTCTATTCCCAAGGTATACCAGTTTAATTTGAAAACCCTTAGTTAATATTGTAATGTTTGTCGGAATCCTGGGGTATACCAGTTTCAATTTTGAAGTCCATTTTGTATGGTGACtgatatccatttcttaaaattcCTTGATTTGCCCCTAACTTTGGCATTCTTCTAAGAGAGCTTCATAGAAGTTGTGGTTTTGAAGGATATTTATTTTGGTTCAATGGCATGAAGCTGATGTGTGCTTTTTGCATATTGTGAAGTTCATAGAGTGTAAGAATAACAGGATTATGTAATTCCTCACTTCAGGTGTAGCAAGAACATGAACAACTTGGTCCTGTCTCTTGTTCCCAAGTTCAAAAAATTGGAAACTCTAATCCTTCGTCAAGACAAGGCTCAACTGGAGGATAGTACTGTTGAGACTATTGCAAATTGCTGTAGAGACCTGCAGATCCTGGACCTCAGCAAAAGTTTCAAACTTACGGATCGTTCGCTGTATGCTATAGCCCATGGTTGTGGTGACCTTATAAAACTAAACATCAGTGGGTGTTCAGCATTTAGCGACAATGCTTTGGCTTACCTTGCTAGTTTCTGCAGAAGATTAAAAGTTCTGAATCTCTGTGGATGTGTTCAAGCTGCATCTGATACTGCATTGCAGGTATTGATGTGATATACAGTATAGTGGTTGTTTTTCATAGTAATATGAATTAAGATGTCTATGAATTATAACCCATTGACTAAATGATCAACAGGCTGTTGGACAATACTGCAATCAGTTACAGTCTTTGAACCTTGGATGGTGTGATAATGTTTGTGATGTTGGAGTCATGAGTTTAGCATATGGGTGTCCTGATCTTAGATCAATTGACCTGTGTGGCTGCATTCGTATAACAGgtattttatttgaatttcCAGTAGTTTAATGATGGAACTCTTTTGGCAAAGTCACTTGTCATATTTTTGTTACACTGCAAAatgtgttttgtgaaattgcTAAAGCCACAGATCCTGTCATGCAATGGAGGTGGTTAGAATAAATATTAGTGTTGTGGGG
This is a stretch of genomic DNA from Lotus japonicus ecotype B-129 chromosome 1, LjGifu_v1.2. It encodes these proteins:
- the LOC130740080 gene encoding LOW QUALITY PROTEIN: F-box protein SKP2A-like (The sequence of the model RefSeq protein was modified relative to this genomic sequence to represent the inferred CDS: deleted 1 base in 1 codon) gives rise to the protein MVGKDNLRTEDLNLNLSFEKLMMVAGNRNGGKGGGDMVKGGVINEWKDIPVELLMQILSLVDDQTMIRAFGVCRGWRDAISFGLARLSLSWCSKNMNNLVLSLVPKFKKLETLILRQDKAQLEDSTVETIANCCRDLQILDLSKSFKLTDRSLYAIAHGCGDLIKLNISGCSAFSDNALAYLASFCRRLKVLNLCGCVQAASDTALQAVGQYCNQLQSLNLGWCDNVCDVGVMSLAYGCPDLRSIDLCGCIRITDDSVIALANNCPHLRSLGLYYCQNITDRAMYCLAQSKVNNRMWGNVKGANDEEGLRTLNISQCTALTPSAVQAVCDSFPSLHTCPVRHSLIMSGCLSLMSVHCACAGHAHRAITISLILLTEGMVFSLHFEEVPFDGLREVI